TGCCTTTATAGTTTTCTCAACTCTATCTACTCTCAACCAACCTTTTAAAGGCTCCCTTGCTTCTAGCTGATAAACACCTGTAAGGGCTAATGCAATACTTCTTAAAATAGTCGTCTTTCCAGAACCATTCAGTCCAAGAAAACAACTAACTCGATGACTTAAATCTATCTCTAGCTCTTCAAAATGACCAATATTTTTTAAGGATAAGGACTCTAACGTCACCCCTTTTATCGCTTTATCTGAAACTTTGCCTCCTTCCCTAAAAAAAGGTATACCTACTTTATAGCGATAATATTCCCAATCCTCTTTTTCTGTTTTTAGCTTTAAATCTCCTCCCCCTGCAAGAAGCCCATAGTTAATTGCATTAAAATCTGCCTTCTCTAAAAAGGATAATATGCCCTTTGCTGGCTCAGAATGATAAGTATATTCTTTCTTCCACTCCCCATTTCTAACTTGAACAGCTCCTATTGTCTTGGCTATTTTAGCAGCTATTGAAAGAGACTTATCTTTGCCACTATTCTTATCTCTGCTCTCATCCTTATCTTCTTCTTTAGATCGAATAACTAAGCGTTCCCGTTCCGTCCGTGTATTGATTTCATAAAAACACTCTGGCTCTTCTGAGTTTTCCTTCCTTTTTTTATTCTTCCAAAAGGAAATCTTCAGCTCATCTGGCTGCTGACCAACTGTACTTACATAAAAATAGTATTTGTAAATGAGGTCATCTTTTTCAGATTGCTCTACCTTCTCTACTAAGGCACTAATGATTTCTCCAAAGCGTTCGGAAGGCTTGAGTCTAAGGTCTTTTATCCGATCAAATAAACTTGTCCGCCACTTTAGCTTTGACAAAAGTATATCTGATTCCTGAATAGCTAACTCCGAGTTGTGAATAAACCACCACTTATCATAGCCAATACCTGACTGTTGCTCTATTTCTCTCAGAAAAAGCATATCAGCCTTCGACAACAACAAAAACTGCAACTTAGGGTAACTAGCTTTTAGCGCTAAAATCTGTTCATCATAAACAGGCTTAGCGATAGACTCACTATTGGCCCATAATAAACGATGCTCCCCATCCAAATACAGTCCATCCAGCTCCAGGCCACCCAAGGCCTGCACCTTTTCTTTCTGCCAGTTGGTTTCTCGATAACCAAAGCGCTTATTAAAGAGCGCCTTAATCTCTGCTAGTTGCTTAGCCATGCTGTGCTTTTAACCCCAAGCCAACAACAGCCTCCCCCAAAAGGGGGGCTTTACATTTGTTTGGGTCATGGGATAGGTTTACGGTATAATTACGATCTTAAGGTAATAAAAAAAATATAATATTGGGCTTTGGCGCCACTTACTTTGACAGAAAAAAGGGATAAAGAGTACTTACTTGAAGCACTCTCTTTTCCCTAACTTTGCTGGGGCCTCAAGGGGAGGCATTGAGCTGGGGCCAAAGCAAAAAACTAGGCCAAGCGCTAAAGGCCTCATTTTCAATAAATTTATTTTTTAGGCATATATCAAAATTTGATGGGGCTACTCATTTATTGATAGATGCCATTTTTTTAGCCCACAAAAGAATAGGCCCCAAAAATAAGCTTCGCTCAGCTTGGCACAACTTTGGAAAAATCTTTTGCCCTAAGCGCCAAGCAAAGAAGAAAAAAAAATACCTTGGCCCCTCTATTCCTTCTCAAAAAATATAACTTATGTACTATAAGCTTTTTTTCCTGCTCGCTCTGCCGAGCCTGCTCTTCGCCCAACATGATTACCCCCAAAAAGAAATTGAACTCTCCGAACTGGCCCTAAGACTGCAGCAAGAAAGAGATAGCTTCAACCGAAGCTTGCTGGCCCAAAACCTGAAAACCGAACTGCAAAATACTCTGCAAGATACCCAAAGCTATAGCTACCCCTTTGAACAACTAAAAGGAGTCTCCCTCCTCAATGCCCCCGATAAAAGTTTTCGCATCTTTAGCTGGGAGCTATATGTAGATAAAGAGCATTACACCCAATTCGGCTTTATCCAAAAAGCAGATGGCCAACTGTTTTTCCTCAATGATAAGTCCGACGAAATGAGAAGCCCCCAGTTTGGCCGCCTCTCTGCCAATAATTGGTATGGCGCCCTCTATTATAATATACAGCCCTTCGAGTCGAACGGGAAACAGTATTATCTGCTCTTTGGCCGAGATTCTTACTCTTTCTTCGACCGTAGAAAGGTGCTCGATATCCTCTATTTTGACCGAAAAGGAGCCCCCAAGTTTGGCCAAAATATTATCGATATTAAAGATGGCCGTGGCATGAAGCGAACCGTTAGCCGCCATATTGTCCAATACTCCGCCGCCGTCTCCGCTGTGCTCAATTATAATCCCGACCAACAAAAAGTGATCTTCGACCACCTGATTTATGGCCGAGCCGTCCCCGGCGCTCCCGCCTCTAATGTGCCCGACGGTAGCTACTGCGGCCTAGAACTCAAAAAAGGCCGCTGGGTATACATCGATAAGGTCTTTAAAGATGATCCCAATAATGTGCTGGTCAATGACCAAAGCCCAATAGAAATTATGAAGCGAACACCCAAAAAGAAAAGAGAAAGTAATCTCCAAAAGATGTTTGGCAACCGCAAAAAATAATGACAAAGAGCGCCTATCCCCTATCGGATAGGCGCTCTTTTCGTCTATAAAACCCCGCCAAGGGCTGGCTCGGCCCAGCGCTGCGGAGGGGTGGCCGAAGGCCAGACCCAGGGCGAAACGAAGTGAAGCCCGCAGGGCCGAACA
This genomic interval from Saprospira grandis contains the following:
- a CDS encoding AAA family ATPase, with the protein product MAKQLAEIKALFNKRFGYRETNWQKEKVQALGGLELDGLYLDGEHRLLWANSESIAKPVYDEQILALKASYPKLQFLLLSKADMLFLREIEQQSGIGYDKWWFIHNSELAIQESDILLSKLKWRTSLFDRIKDLRLKPSERFGEIISALVEKVEQSEKDDLIYKYYFYVSTVGQQPDELKISFWKNKKRKENSEEPECFYEINTRTERERLVIRSKEEDKDESRDKNSGKDKSLSIAAKIAKTIGAVQVRNGEWKKEYTYHSEPAKGILSFLEKADFNAINYGLLAGGGDLKLKTEKEDWEYYRYKVGIPFFREGGKVSDKAIKGVTLESLSLKNIGHFEELEIDLSHRVSCFLGLNGSGKTTILRSIALALTGVYQLEAREPLKGWLRVDRVEKTIKASSYKEILALDGSIELCFSSRTKEEKRKHVHRILFKPHEEPIEDDEAEEKVEKFRLLNGREFPIPILGFAQGRTRPLSTKKEEQAGAKNYQGRSTISDLENLITEEGDNKLEELKRWLMITHNEGLNLEESIEREEDLTKKKISQRKRDGYKKASDLVFKLMSKIIGREVSFNAANKDTLWVKLGASKSEDDDEELKEQVISFSRLSQGYKSVFIWVGHLVIRYAEHYDYSEGFETQEGIIFIDEIDLFLHPLWQTRVLNILVEKFNRARFIVTTHSPLVVNRLNPKSIKPSDVAVFLISIDEVIKESNIQGIKIDRLYERLSYLASYPKYVILEMKKMASCIVNEDLKGARKCLEKLKEYLPLDDDYLIGKEIEFIFNFK